The following are encoded together in the Echeneis naucrates chromosome 9, fEcheNa1.1, whole genome shotgun sequence genome:
- the adgrd1 gene encoding adhesion G-protein coupled receptor D1 isoform X1, which produces MVHFSKAMEFSLRMNLFAAFVSCMKVYAEVRQPVKHPGLQVLANASHYWPLDAVDGIHELWDQIGNRPGYVNGSNITLRIHNHTVLPSSHNSSYVYTNDSAFTNISATVDIVEGMVNKGIFLNGDNGGTFLHFGNYQNSCISDPTLCGPEGITFSFFWKNYEAESRFAVASGGKVISNGFSVYTNPFGGYVEFYTRGNNHRWKANISVPGPYWTHILFTWTKSDGLMVYINGTFTAGDAAGNVSENYGDAYPDLVIGTGNDRAYGHYVTGAFDEFVIWLKALSPDDIRLYYSAAIGEAVVSATTPRFSKEVISTTPAVRATEVSPPVISSHPDEIQSSKDSDSMPVLGFLKALPNRTIPHNTANNLTQAFLKSVEEVLSSPGLPEQQSTPVVSGLIETVDQVMEHMVTNLEPSPNSLISLGGTSSVADYSLMKLPLNYNLPHYRFPTQGKNYISVPGEAFTKSQTTIVGLFYHNIHNYYNEIVPVKTRINEATNFKDHKIQVASCLISLKVEPSPALSANLLGAPLIKIVLTHVLTKEQQDQVLNQSNKVFLYCAFLDYSSNEGVWSNTGCVRTDGNMTYSVCLCNHLTNFAILMQVVPLKLTTGHRVALSAIGYVGCSISIFCLAITLVTFAVLSSVSTIRNQRYHIHANLSFAILVAEILLLISAGFDPGTLPCKVMAILLHFFFLSAFAWMLVEGLHLYSMVIKVFGSEGSKHFYYYGIGWGSPLVICLVSTTSALNSYGEVDNCWLSLKNGAIWAFVAPALFVIVVNIGILISVTRIISRISGESYKVHGDANAVKLTAKAVAVLLPILGISWIFGVLAFNTHSLPFLYIFAVFNSLQGFFVFLFHCLLNSEVRAAFKHKTKVWSLTSSSIRNINVKPFNSDIMNGNKEGVTPTKMNTWDKSSNSANRIDLSAV; this is translated from the exons ATGgtacatttttcaaaagctatGGAATTTTCTTTGCGAATGAACCTTTTTGCAGCTTTTGTCTCATGCATGAAG GTTTATGCTGAAGTGAGACAACCTGTGAAGCATCCAG GCCTGCAGGTGTTGGCAAATGCCTCACATTATTGGCCTCTCGATGCCGTGGATGGAATCCATGAACTGTGGGACCAGATTGGAAACAGACCAGGTTATGTTAACGGAAGCAACATAA CTCTCAGAATCCACAACCACACTGTGCTCCCCTCCTCCCATAACTCTTCCTATGTGTATACCAATGACTCTGCCTTCACTAACATTTCTGCAACAGTAG ACATTGTTGAAGGAATGGTTAACAAGGGTATCTTTCTGAATGGAGATAATGGTGGTACCTTTCTTCACTTTGGAAACTACCAGAACTCTTGCATCAGCGACCCTACTCTCTGTGGTCCTGAGG GGATTACCTTCTCCTTTTTTTGGAAAAACTACGAGGCAGAGTCGCGTTTCGCTGTAGCCTCTGGAGGGAAAGTTATTTCAAATGGCTTCTCTGTCTACACCAATCCCTTTGGAGGATATGTGGAGTTTTACACTCGAGGCAACAACCACAGATGGAAGGCCAACATCAGTGTTCCAG GGCCTTATTGGACTCACATCCTCTTCACTTGGACAAAAAGCGATGGCCTGATGGTCTATATCAATGGCACCTTCACTGCTGGTGACGCCGCTGGCAATGTCTCAGAGAACTATGGGGACGCTTACCCTGACCTTGTCATCGGAACTGGCAACGACAGGGCGTATGGTCACTACGTAACAGGTGCTTTTGATGAGTTCGTGATCTGGCTGAAGGCCCTTTCCCCTGACGACATTCGGCTCTACTATAGTGCCGCAATAG GTGAGGCCGTGGTGTCTGCCACAACACCCAGATTCTCCAAAGAAGTCATTTCAACGACGCCTGCAGTT AGAGCCACTGAAGTGAGTCCTCCTGTCATCAGCAGTCACCCTGACGAGATCCAAAGCTCCAAGGACTCGGATTCCATGCCAGTTTTGGGCTTCCTGAAGGCACTGCCCAACAGGACTATTCCTCACAACACTGCCAATAACCTCACACAG GCTTTTCTCAAAAGTGTGGAAGAAGTGCTGTCCTCTCCTGGGCTGCCAGAG CAGCAGTCCACCCCTGTGGTCAGCGGTCTGATTGAGACTGTGGACCAGGTGATGGAACACATGGTGACTAACCTGGAGCCCAGCCCGAACTCTCTCATCTCCCTGGGTGGAACATCTTCTGTTGCAG ATTACTCTCTGATGAAACTTCCCCTGAACTACAACTTGCCACATTATCGCTTCCCTACACAGGGCAAGAACTACATCTCTGTACCAGGGGAGGCTTTCACAAAGT CTCAAACCACGATTGTTGGCCTCTTCTATCACAACATTCACAACTACTACAATGAGATCGTTCCCGTTAAGACCAG GATTAATGAAGCCACTAATTTCAAGGATCACAAGATCCAGGTAGCAAGCTGTCTGATCTCTCTAAAAGTGGAGCCTTCACCAGCCTTATCAGCTAATCTCTTAGGAGCACCGCTCATCAAGATTGTCCTCACTCACGTCCTG actaaaGAACAGCAGGACCAAGTACTAAATCAGAGCAATAAAGTCTTCCTTTACTGTGCCTTCTTGGACTACAG TTCAAATGAGGGCGTGTGGTCCAACACAGGCTGTGTACGCACAGATGGAAACATGACGTACTCTGTATGTCTGTGCAACCACCTCACCAACTTTGCCATCCTCATGCAAGTGGTGCCCTTAAAG CTCACCACTGGCCACCGGGTGGCACTATCAGCCATCGGTTATGTAGGCTGCTCAATTTCCATCTTCTGTCTTGCCATCACTCTTGTCACCTTTGCAGTTCTATC GTCAGTGAGTACCATCCGTAACCAACGCTACCACATCCATGCAAACCTGTCCTTTGCCATCCTGGTGGCTGAGATCTTACTGCTCATCAGCGCTGGCTTTGACCCTGGCACG CTGCCCTGTAAGGTGATGGCTATCCTACTTCACTTCTTCTTCCTGAGCGCATTTGCCTGGATGCTGGTGGAGGGCCTCCACCTCTACAGTATGGTGATCAAGGTGTTCGGTTCTGAGGGCAGCAAGCATTTCTACTACTATGGCATTGGCTGGG GCTCTCCTTTGGTAATATGCCTGGTGTCCACtacttcagctctgaacagttATGGCGAGGTTGACAA CTGTTGGCTGTCATTGAAGAATGGTGCCATCTGGGCATTTGTGGCACCTGCACTGTTTGTCATTGTG GTGAACATTGGCATTCTGATATCTGTGACCAGGATCATATCTCGAATCAGTGGAGAGAGTTACAAGGTTCATGGAGATGCCAATGCAGTAAA gcTGACTGCAAAGGCAgtagctgtgctgctgcctATTCTCGGGATATCCTGGATCTTTGGTGTTCTTGCTTtcaacacacactctctgccaTTCTTGTATATCTTTGCTGTGTTCAATTCATTACAA ggattctttgttttcttatttcactGTCTTCTCAACTCTGAG GTCAGAGCGGCTTTCAAACACAAGACAAAGGTGTGGTCTCTGACCAGCAGCTCCATCCGAAACATCAATGTGAAGCCCTTCAACTCTGACATC ATGAATGGAAATAAGGAGGGCGTGACTCCCACCAAGATGAACACGTGGGATAAAAGCAGCAACTCAGCCAATCGTATCGACCTCTCCGCAGTATAA